One window of Anaerolineales bacterium genomic DNA carries:
- a CDS encoding ABC-2 family transporter protein: MQGFKLAFNYLRIGIMNEFQYRANLYIQILQTFIALATGLIGLNLVFNQVNELGGWGKADLLAVMGVFTITGGIIRSAIQPNMERLMDEIREGTLDYILTKPADAQLLASVREYRLWQNTDVIIGTIVLIVAMSQLGWRMDFWSSLGFISALVMGAIMVYCFWLVITSTAFWFVRVHEIANLFEGLYAAGRWPVDIYPNWLRYGLTFLVPVAFAVTVPASALTGRLSLQTWLGALALTVVLATITRVIWRFGLRNYSGASA; encoded by the coding sequence ATGCAGGGATTTAAACTGGCTTTCAACTACCTGCGGATCGGGATCATGAACGAATTCCAATACCGCGCCAATCTTTATATCCAGATTCTCCAAACCTTCATTGCGCTCGCCACCGGCCTGATCGGCTTGAACCTTGTCTTCAACCAGGTCAATGAGCTCGGCGGCTGGGGCAAGGCGGATTTGCTTGCCGTGATGGGTGTTTTCACCATCACTGGCGGCATCATTCGCTCGGCGATCCAGCCGAACATGGAACGGCTCATGGACGAAATCCGCGAAGGGACTCTCGATTACATCCTTACCAAACCCGCCGACGCGCAGTTATTGGCAAGTGTGCGCGAGTATCGCCTATGGCAAAACACAGACGTAATCATCGGGACGATCGTTTTAATCGTCGCAATGTCACAACTTGGCTGGCGTATGGATTTCTGGTCTTCTCTTGGGTTCATCTCGGCGCTGGTCATGGGTGCCATAATGGTGTATTGCTTCTGGCTTGTCATTACATCCACCGCGTTCTGGTTTGTGCGCGTGCATGAGATTGCCAATCTCTTCGAAGGTCTCTATGCCGCAGGTCGCTGGCCCGTGGATATCTACCCGAACTGGCTGAGATACGGCTTGACCTTTCTCGTCCCCGTCGCCTTTGCCGTGACCGTACCCGCCTCCGCCCTGACTGGACGCCTGTCTCTCCAAACCTGGCTTGGTGCTCTCGCCCTGACCGTGGTTTTGGCGACCATTACGAGGGTCATCTGGAGGTTTGGTTTGAGGAATTACTCCGGAGCATCGGCGTAA
- a CDS encoding ABC-2 family transporter protein, with the protein MKRYFDFYTSMMRVSVLEQWQYPIANYFYMIGMLAEPVIYMVVWSAVAEQQGGSVGGYTPGSLAAYYIVWTLVRQMNIAFTPYGWEWRIRQGRLSMSLLRPMHPLHEDVAFFAGWKVVMIILWIPLALVLSLIFKPDLNPTLLDGVVFFVAIWMAYLIRTITLSLLGMVTFWTTRVSALFELYFAAELILSGRLVPLSLMPDWVQRAAWFFPFRWAFGYPIEVLVGNMSVNDLFIGLGMQFIWVFFGAVFVSQIWKIAIRRFSAVGG; encoded by the coding sequence ATGAAACGCTATTTCGATTTTTACACGTCCATGATGAGGGTTTCGGTCCTCGAGCAGTGGCAGTATCCCATCGCCAATTATTTTTATATGATCGGCATGCTTGCCGAACCGGTCATCTACATGGTGGTTTGGTCTGCGGTCGCCGAACAGCAGGGTGGGTCGGTGGGTGGGTATACTCCCGGCTCGCTTGCCGCTTATTACATCGTATGGACGCTCGTGCGCCAGATGAACATCGCCTTTACGCCCTACGGTTGGGAATGGCGCATCCGCCAGGGAAGGCTTTCGATGTCGCTTCTTCGTCCGATGCATCCCTTGCATGAAGATGTTGCGTTCTTTGCCGGTTGGAAGGTTGTCATGATCATCCTGTGGATTCCCCTGGCGCTTGTGCTTTCGCTGATTTTCAAACCGGACCTGAATCCGACCCTTCTCGACGGGGTGGTATTTTTTGTAGCGATATGGATGGCGTACCTGATTCGCACCATCACCTTGTCGCTGCTTGGCATGGTCACATTTTGGACGACGCGCGTCAGCGCCTTGTTCGAGTTGTATTTTGCCGCAGAGCTGATCCTCTCCGGCCGCCTCGTGCCTCTCTCGCTCATGCCTGATTGGGTGCAGAGGGCGGCGTGGTTCTTCCCGTTCCGCTGGGCGTTTGGCTATCCCATCGAAGTGCTGGTGGGGAACATGTCTGTCAACGACTTGTTCATCGGCTTGGGAATGCAGTTCATATGGGTTTTCTTTGGCGCAGTATTCGTCAGTCAGATTTGGAAGATCGCCATTCGCCGCTTTTCGGCGGTGGGAGGTTAA
- a CDS encoding ATP-binding cassette domain-containing protein → MPSVISISKLAKHYQVPEREAGLKAAAKGLFKRTYKTVKAVDEISFDIQPGEVVGFLGPNGAGKTTTLKMLSGLLHPTSGGLSVLGYEPAKRNHDYLRQITLVMGNRNQLSWDLPALDSFDLQRAIYSIPTDEFKRTRDEFVELLELKDLVQKPVRNLSLGERMKMEFVGALLHKPKILFLDEPTLGLDVTMQKRIRSFVAEYNKRYGATVLLTSHYMADVEALCRRVIVIHHGRLLFDGDLAALVEKFSAFKTVGFTLDNPAADFSQYGDVVSIDGSRVMMRVPKEKTSAVTSRLLTELSVDDLTVEAAPIEDVIESVFAVRKEALE, encoded by the coding sequence ATGCCTTCTGTCATTTCGATCTCGAAACTGGCAAAACATTATCAGGTCCCCGAGCGCGAAGCGGGCTTGAAAGCCGCCGCGAAAGGGCTCTTCAAACGGACGTACAAGACCGTCAAAGCCGTGGATGAAATATCGTTCGACATCCAGCCCGGTGAAGTCGTCGGTTTTCTCGGCCCGAACGGCGCTGGAAAGACCACCACGCTCAAAATGCTCAGCGGACTCTTGCACCCCACATCCGGCGGGCTATCTGTGTTGGGTTACGAACCCGCCAAACGCAACCACGATTATCTGCGTCAGATAACGCTGGTGATGGGCAATCGCAACCAGCTTTCATGGGATCTGCCCGCTCTCGACTCGTTCGATCTTCAACGCGCCATCTACAGCATCCCGACAGATGAATTCAAGCGCACCCGCGATGAGTTCGTGGAATTGCTCGAGTTGAAAGACCTTGTGCAAAAACCCGTCCGGAATCTTTCATTGGGCGAGCGCATGAAGATGGAATTCGTCGGTGCATTGCTGCACAAACCGAAGATTCTCTTCCTCGATGAGCCGACTCTGGGTCTCGACGTGACGATGCAAAAGCGCATCCGTTCGTTCGTGGCGGAATACAACAAACGCTACGGCGCGACGGTCCTGCTCACCAGCCACTACATGGCGGATGTGGAAGCCCTATGCAGGCGGGTCATCGTCATTCATCATGGACGGTTGCTTTTTGACGGCGACCTTGCCGCATTGGTCGAAAAATTCTCCGCCTTCAAGACCGTTGGCTTTACGCTCGATAATCCCGCCGCAGACTTTAGTCAATACGGGGATGTGGTATCCATTGACGGGTCCAGAGTGATGATGCGCGTTCCCAAGGAAAAGACCTCGGCGGTCACATCCCGCCTTCTCACTGAACTATCCGTTGATGACCTCACTGTCGAGGCCGCGCCCATCGAAGATGTGATCGAATCCGTCTTCGCGGTCAGGAAGGAGGCGCTCGAATGA
- a CDS encoding DinB family protein: protein MNKQELEQELEETRRRFTEVVNSIPERNYPLPTHNPEWTVGDILHHITLGPRAIALEIWLIVHARKLFSFVMSHFPSRIFNSLNAWFGRRKRRINRQGLLKAYGRAHSIILSGLMRMREEDLLKSVVYPVEFVSDLAGEVTPERLFRYVTAHFEMHERQLRRDSLV, encoded by the coding sequence ATGAACAAACAGGAACTCGAACAGGAACTGGAAGAAACCCGCCGTCGCTTTACCGAAGTGGTGAATTCGATCCCCGAGCGAAATTATCCCCTGCCCACCCATAACCCCGAATGGACGGTGGGCGATATTCTTCATCATATTACACTGGGTCCGCGGGCGATCGCGCTGGAAATCTGGCTGATCGTCCATGCGCGGAAATTGTTCAGCTTCGTAATGAGCCATTTCCCGTCGCGGATTTTCAATTCGCTCAATGCGTGGTTTGGACGTAGAAAAAGACGAATCAATCGTCAGGGATTGCTCAAGGCTTACGGGAGGGCACATTCAATTATATTGTCCGGGTTGATGCGGATGCGGGAGGAGGACTTGCTCAAATCGGTTGTATATCCCGTGGAGTTCGTCTCCGATCTTGCGGGGGAGGTCACACCTGAGCGTCTCTTCCGTTATGTGACCGCGCATTTCGAGATGCATGAACGTCAGTTGAGGAGGGATTCTCTGGTATAA
- the rpsO gene encoding 30S ribosomal protein S15, producing MPLAKEIKTKAITDFHRHDKDTGSPEVQVAILTTRINQLTEHLRNNKQDQSCRRGLLKLVGQRRRLLTYLRQSNYQAYLSVTDRLQLRRK from the coding sequence ATGCCGCTCGCAAAGGAAATTAAAACGAAGGCGATCACGGATTTTCACCGCCACGACAAGGATACCGGCTCGCCCGAGGTCCAAGTCGCAATTTTGACCACCCGCATCAATCAATTGACCGAGCATTTGCGCAATAACAAGCAGGATCAATCCTGTCGGCGCGGATTGCTCAAACTGGTGGGGCAACGCCGCCGCTTGCTCACCTATCTGCGCCAAAGCAATTACCAGGCGTACCTTAGTGTGACCGATCGTTTGCAATTGCGCCGCAAGTAG
- a CDS encoding polyribonucleotide nucleotidyltransferase codes for MKSEGKRYSTVVGNKTVTIETGRLAGQAGGALTLGIDEAIVFASATMGGVREGIDFFPLSVEYEERLYAGGKIPGSFFRREGRASTESILTARLTDRPLRPLFQDGMRNEVQVIMYSFSSDGVNPLDILAINAASTAIMISDIPWGGPVGAVRVGRVNGEFVINPTFAEMDASDLDLRIAGTRDAILMVECGANEIPEDVMAAALDLGHKSIQPIIELQMQMAAEIGKPKREVKLYLPSEEIKKKVFDRVSQAMNELLDKPLAKVEFYSGMTAIKETAEVEFCTVPEGGNPADHMPVNEFREAFELAEQAVVRERILSMGKRPDGRQPTEIRPIWCDVNVSPRAHGTGLFTRGETQILSFATLGTLGEAQELDNLSPNDTKRYMHHYNFPPFSTGEVKPLRGQSRREVGHGALAERALEPILPNEETFPYAIRVVSEALSSNGSTSMGSVCGSTLALMDAGVPIKAPVSGVAMGLITDESGRYKILTDIQGTEDHLGDMDFKVAGTSAGITALQMDIKISGLSTQMMKEALEQARVARMSIMEKMLAVLPEPRKELKPHAPRIITVKIPVDKIGALIGPGGKNIRALQDETGVKIDIEEDGTVYIASTDSAGAKIAQERIEAMGESAVPGNIYTGKVVRIEAFGAFVNILPGVDGLVHISQLDSERVEKVEDVCVLGDELTVMVTDVDPQGKIRLSRQAVLEGWTLEEAREKDKGGGGRNGGGRGDRGGPPRRGGDRGGRGGPRGGGDRGGRDRR; via the coding sequence ATGAAATCCGAAGGTAAACGTTATTCGACCGTTGTTGGCAACAAGACGGTGACCATCGAAACGGGCCGCCTTGCCGGGCAGGCTGGCGGCGCGCTTACGCTGGGTATCGATGAAGCGATCGTGTTTGCATCCGCCACAATGGGCGGCGTGCGCGAAGGCATCGACTTCTTCCCTTTGAGCGTTGAATACGAAGAAAGGCTTTACGCGGGAGGAAAGATCCCCGGCTCTTTCTTCCGCCGGGAGGGACGCGCCTCCACAGAGTCGATCCTCACTGCGAGATTGACCGACCGGCCTCTGCGCCCGCTCTTTCAGGATGGCATGCGCAATGAAGTGCAGGTCATCATGTACTCTTTTTCGTCCGACGGCGTGAACCCGCTGGATATCCTCGCCATCAACGCCGCCTCCACCGCGATCATGATCTCGGATATCCCCTGGGGCGGACCTGTCGGAGCCGTCCGCGTTGGACGAGTGAACGGCGAATTCGTCATCAACCCGACGTTTGCTGAAATGGACGCCTCCGACCTCGATCTGAGAATCGCCGGCACGAGAGACGCCATCCTCATGGTGGAGTGCGGCGCGAACGAAATCCCCGAGGATGTGATGGCGGCCGCGTTAGATCTGGGACATAAATCGATCCAGCCGATCATCGAATTACAAATGCAAATGGCGGCTGAGATCGGCAAGCCCAAACGTGAAGTAAAACTTTATCTCCCGAGCGAAGAGATCAAGAAGAAAGTTTTTGACCGTGTCAGCCAGGCGATGAACGAACTGCTCGACAAACCTCTCGCCAAAGTCGAATTCTATTCAGGCATGACCGCGATCAAGGAAACTGCCGAAGTTGAATTCTGCACCGTGCCGGAGGGAGGCAACCCGGCCGACCACATGCCCGTCAACGAATTCCGCGAGGCGTTCGAACTGGCAGAGCAGGCTGTCGTTCGCGAACGGATTTTGAGCATGGGCAAACGACCGGATGGCCGTCAGCCGACCGAGATCCGCCCGATCTGGTGTGACGTAAACGTCTCACCGCGCGCACACGGAACAGGCTTGTTCACAAGAGGCGAGACGCAAATTCTTTCCTTTGCCACGCTCGGCACCCTCGGCGAAGCGCAGGAGTTGGATAACCTATCCCCCAACGACACAAAGCGTTACATGCATCATTACAACTTCCCGCCGTTTTCGACTGGAGAGGTCAAACCTCTTCGAGGCCAGAGCAGGCGCGAGGTCGGGCATGGGGCGTTGGCAGAACGGGCGCTGGAACCGATCCTCCCGAACGAAGAAACATTTCCGTACGCCATCCGCGTCGTGTCCGAGGCGTTGTCCTCCAACGGCTCGACTTCGATGGGATCGGTCTGCGGTTCTACCCTTGCGCTGATGGATGCCGGTGTGCCGATCAAGGCTCCCGTTTCCGGAGTGGCGATGGGACTGATCACAGATGAATCCGGCAGGTATAAGATCCTGACCGACATTCAGGGAACCGAAGACCATCTCGGCGATATGGATTTCAAAGTTGCCGGCACATCCGCTGGCATCACCGCCCTGCAGATGGACATCAAGATCTCCGGCTTGAGCACTCAGATGATGAAGGAAGCGCTCGAACAGGCTCGCGTGGCAAGAATGTCCATCATGGAGAAAATGCTTGCCGTCCTGCCCGAACCGCGCAAAGAACTGAAACCGCACGCGCCGCGCATCATCACGGTGAAAATACCGGTGGACAAGATCGGAGCGTTGATCGGACCGGGCGGAAAGAACATTCGCGCATTGCAGGATGAAACCGGCGTGAAGATCGACATCGAAGAAGACGGCACCGTATATATCGCCTCGACGGACAGCGCAGGAGCAAAGATCGCGCAGGAACGCATCGAAGCAATGGGTGAGTCGGCGGTGCCGGGCAACATCTATACCGGCAAGGTTGTGCGTATCGAAGCCTTCGGCGCGTTCGTGAACATACTGCCCGGAGTTGACGGACTTGTGCATATCTCCCAACTCGACAGCGAACGGGTGGAAAAAGTTGAAGACGTGTGCGTGCTCGGCGATGAACTCACTGTGATGGTCACTGACGTCGACCCGCAGGGCAAGATACGTTTATCCCGCCAGGCAGTGCTCGAAGGCTGGACCCTCGAAGAAGCGCGCGAAAAAGACAAGGGCGGCGGTGGACGCAACGGCGGAGGACGGGGCGATAGGGGTGGTCCGCCAAGACGCGGCGGAGACCGGGGCGGGCGAGGTGGTCCACGAGGCGGCGGTGACCGCGGCGGACGCGATCGAAGATAA
- a CDS encoding bile acid:sodium symporter family protein translates to MQESIISSVILPLAIAIIMVTLGMTLTVADFRRIFVQPKPIFIGLFCQMILLPLLGFAVAGLFGLTAVYAISLILLAVSPDGATSNLIIHAGDGDRALGITLTAITNMLAFLTIPFGLGIAYSLYGTGALDIDFPVVDTMIQVAVITLIPTLIGMGIRQWKPEFAENSKRWSKTFATAFLFLVILALVVQNWDVIVRDGPRFAPAFILLNIASLVVGYYVPKFLGIDYVQSMTIAIETGLQNSTVSITVALTLLNNNEMAIIPGLYAIWMYVTGFGLAYFMARRNPTPAAESSPA, encoded by the coding sequence ATGCAAGAAAGCATAATTTCAAGTGTGATCCTCCCGCTGGCGATCGCCATCATCATGGTGACTCTGGGCATGACATTAACGGTTGCGGACTTTCGCCGCATCTTCGTGCAACCGAAACCGATCTTCATCGGTTTGTTCTGCCAGATGATCCTGCTCCCGCTGCTTGGTTTCGCCGTGGCTGGACTTTTCGGCTTGACAGCGGTCTACGCCATCAGCCTTATCCTGCTGGCAGTCTCGCCAGACGGCGCGACGTCGAATCTCATCATCCACGCAGGGGACGGCGACCGCGCGCTCGGCATTACACTGACCGCCATCACCAACATGCTGGCATTTCTGACGATTCCATTCGGATTGGGAATCGCCTACTCCCTGTACGGGACCGGCGCGCTCGACATTGACTTCCCGGTCGTGGACACGATGATCCAGGTCGCGGTCATCACACTGATCCCCACATTGATCGGCATGGGTATCCGCCAGTGGAAACCGGAGTTTGCCGAGAACAGCAAACGCTGGTCGAAGACCTTCGCCACGGCCTTTCTTTTCCTCGTTATCCTCGCGCTCGTCGTGCAGAATTGGGATGTGATCGTCCGTGACGGTCCACGCTTCGCCCCGGCGTTCATACTCCTGAACATCGCCTCGCTTGTCGTAGGATATTACGTCCCCAAATTCCTGGGCATCGACTACGTCCAATCCATGACCATCGCCATCGAGACCGGCTTGCAGAACTCGACGGTCTCCATCACGGTCGCACTCACGCTGCTGAATAATAACGAAATGGCAATCATCCCCGGCTTGTACGCCATCTGGATGTACGTCACCGGCTTCGGATTGGCTTATTTCATGGCAAGGCGCAATCCCACCCCCGCCGCGGAAAGTTCTCCGGCGTAA
- a CDS encoding antibiotic biosynthesis monooxygenase, translating into MYIIVWEYQVKKEKLDEFIKIYSAHGDWSELFRKAPGYLGTELLHDENDPERYLTIDRWDSKGSFEAFLSRWGKEYGELDKLCEGLTEDERLLGRFMQG; encoded by the coding sequence ATGTACATTATCGTCTGGGAATATCAAGTCAAAAAAGAAAAACTTGATGAGTTCATAAAAATCTATTCCGCGCATGGAGACTGGTCGGAATTGTTCCGAAAAGCGCCCGGCTATCTTGGCACGGAGCTCTTGCACGATGAAAACGACCCGGAACGATATCTCACCATCGACCGATGGGATTCCAAAGGGAGTTTTGAGGCATTTCTGTCCCGATGGGGTAAGGAGTATGGAGAATTGGATAAATTGTGCGAAGGCCTGACGGAGGACGAGAGATTGCTAGGAAGATTCATGCAGGGATAA
- a CDS encoding MFS transporter translates to MTKIKTLYSRYPRQYWLMILGIVISTAGGSMVWPFMLIYAGGKLSLPLSAVASLISINAGVGLFASFLAGSLADRIGRKAVMVVSLAMIGVAYIFMVQAETYIHFAILMAFIGMSNPMYQVGADAMLADMIPSHQRTDAYSINRIANNAAFGIGPAVGGFLASTSYSLAFYGAAVGFLAYSLIWILFARETLHVPPEARRNIHIGIKPRPDSNGYLRVFKDKAYMTFVALFATGMIAPSILWILMPVYAKTGFNIPESLYGWIPTTNAAMCVFVQYAVTNISRKYKTLPVIAVGMFIYALGAGSVSLAIGFWGFWLSMVILTFGELTIVPTASKYVADISPEDMRGRYMSMYWFGWGLSRTFAPLIGGWLNDNISPKSIWIGGLLFGLTSVLGLILLNKFSQRPSDASLPAAS, encoded by the coding sequence ATGACCAAAATCAAAACTCTTTACTCCCGCTACCCCCGCCAATATTGGTTGATGATCCTCGGCATCGTCATCTCCACTGCAGGCGGGAGCATGGTCTGGCCCTTCATGCTGATCTATGCGGGGGGGAAACTCAGCCTGCCGCTCAGCGCGGTCGCCTCGCTCATTTCCATCAACGCAGGTGTGGGTTTATTCGCATCCTTTCTCGCAGGCTCCCTCGCCGATAGAATCGGGCGTAAAGCCGTGATGGTCGTCAGTCTCGCCATGATCGGGGTGGCTTACATCTTCATGGTCCAGGCTGAGACCTACATCCATTTTGCGATCCTGATGGCCTTCATCGGCATGTCCAACCCGATGTATCAGGTCGGCGCGGATGCCATGCTCGCGGACATGATCCCCTCCCACCAACGGACCGACGCCTACTCCATCAACCGCATCGCCAACAACGCCGCATTCGGCATCGGTCCAGCCGTCGGCGGATTTCTCGCCTCCACTTCCTACAGCCTCGCCTTCTACGGCGCAGCGGTCGGATTCCTCGCCTACAGCCTGATCTGGATTCTTTTCGCGAGAGAAACGCTCCACGTCCCGCCTGAGGCGCGGAGGAACATCCACATTGGCATCAAGCCGCGACCCGACTCCAACGGTTATCTGCGCGTCTTCAAAGATAAAGCCTACATGACATTCGTTGCCCTATTCGCAACCGGCATGATCGCCCCATCCATCCTGTGGATTCTCATGCCCGTTTACGCCAAGACCGGCTTCAATATCCCCGAGTCGCTTTACGGCTGGATTCCAACCACCAACGCCGCCATGTGCGTCTTTGTCCAGTATGCGGTTACAAATATCTCGCGCAAATATAAAACCCTGCCTGTGATCGCGGTCGGCATGTTCATCTATGCACTCGGCGCGGGAAGCGTCTCGCTTGCGATCGGCTTTTGGGGTTTCTGGCTCAGCATGGTCATCCTGACCTTCGGCGAACTGACCATCGTGCCCACCGCCAGCAAATACGTCGCCGATATTTCACCCGAAGATATGCGCGGGCGTTACATGTCGATGTATTGGTTCGGCTGGGGTCTCTCGCGTACCTTCGCCCCGCTCATCGGTGGCTGGCTGAATGATAATATTTCACCCAAGTCCATTTGGATCGGAGGTCTGCTCTTTGGGCTGACCAGCGTCCTCGGCTTGATCCTGCTCAACAAGTTTTCCCAACGCCCAAGCGACGCATCCCTCCCCGCCGCAAGTTGA
- a CDS encoding VOC family protein encodes MNQSLALITYLVRDYDEAIEFFINTLHFDLIEDTPQEGKRWVVVKPRGGAGSSLLLAKASTTEQTAAIGNQTGGRVFLFLHTDDFQRDHEYMKAHGVQFLEEPRHEVYGIVAVFKDLYGNKWDLLEPSHARHQIDTH; translated from the coding sequence ATGAATCAATCCCTCGCCCTAATTACCTATCTCGTCCGCGATTACGACGAAGCCATCGAATTCTTCATCAACACATTGCATTTCGATCTTATCGAAGATACCCCTCAGGAGGGCAAACGCTGGGTCGTCGTCAAACCGCGCGGTGGTGCCGGCTCATCCCTTTTGCTTGCAAAAGCCTCCACAACCGAACAGACAGCCGCCATTGGGAATCAAACCGGCGGGCGGGTCTTCCTCTTCCTACATACAGACGATTTTCAACGCGACCATGAATACATGAAGGCGCATGGCGTACAATTCCTCGAAGAGCCGCGTCATGAAGTTTACGGCATTGTTGCTGTGTTCAAGGATTTATACGGGAACAAATGGGATCTTCTGGAGCCAAGCCATGCGCGACACCAAATTGATACTCATTGA
- a CDS encoding GNAT family N-acetyltransferase, whose protein sequence is MSKWIKRVTLQGRHVRLESLGEKHIAGLAEIGKGQDFWKYMLYGEMKAETDFRRFVTDLLAREEKGTDLPFAVIHLASGRIAGSTRYLNIDPPNRGLEVGGTWYGLDFQRTAVNTECKYLLLTHAFETLKAIRVQIKTDSLNVRSQQAIERIGAVKEGVLRNHMILSDGRIRDSVFYSILDNEWAGVKKKLEEMLGKYGDG, encoded by the coding sequence ATGAGCAAGTGGATTAAGCGAGTTACCTTGCAGGGAAGGCACGTCCGCCTCGAGTCGTTGGGGGAAAAGCATATTGCCGGGTTGGCAGAGATCGGCAAGGGACAGGATTTCTGGAAGTATATGTTGTACGGCGAGATGAAAGCCGAAACGGATTTCCGCCGATTTGTGACCGACCTTCTCGCGCGCGAGGAAAAAGGGACCGATCTTCCCTTCGCCGTCATCCATCTCGCTTCGGGTCGTATCGCAGGCTCGACCCGCTATTTGAATATCGATCCACCCAACCGCGGATTGGAAGTGGGCGGCACCTGGTACGGATTGGATTTCCAGCGCACGGCTGTCAACACGGAATGTAAATATTTGCTGCTGACCCACGCTTTCGAGACCTTGAAGGCGATCCGCGTGCAGATCAAAACGGATTCGCTCAATGTGCGCTCGCAACAAGCCATCGAACGCATCGGTGCGGTGAAGGAGGGCGTGCTGCGCAATCACATGATCCTCTCGGACGGGAGAATCCGCGATTCGGTCTTCTATTCGATCTTGGATAATGAATGGGCGGGGGTGAAGAAGAAGTTGGAAGAAATGCTGGGAAAGTACGGGGATGGGTAG